One genomic window of Sarcophilus harrisii chromosome X, mSarHar1.11, whole genome shotgun sequence includes the following:
- the TAF9B gene encoding transcription initiation factor TFIID subunit 9B isoform X3 produces the protein MAQILKDMGITDYEPKVINQMLEFAFRYVTTILDDAKIYSSHAKKATVDADDVRLAIQCRSDQSFTSPPPRDFLLDIARQKNQTPLPLIKPYSGLRLPPDRYCLTAPNYRLKPLPKKEGPHSSHQDIFPSCQKCHHWRCLSGPAAAGRITVPRLSVGAVSSRPSTPTLGTPSAQSVAVSTKVGAPVSVPGQRFTVQIPPSQSAAAKPAVPAAPAVQNVLINPSLIGPKNILITTNVVSQNTPVESPNALKRKHEDDDDYDNL, from the exons ATGGCACAAATCCTGAAGGATATGGGAATTACAGATTATGAGCCAAAAGTAATCAATCAGATGCTGGAGTTTGCCTTCC GATATGTAACAACAATTTTGGATGATGCAAAAATTTATTCAAGCCATGCTAAGAAAGCCACTGTTGATGCAGATGATGTGCGATTGGCAATCCAGTGTCGATCTGATCAGTCTTTtacttcccctcccccaagaGAT tttctattAGATATTGcaagacaaaaaaatcaaacccCTTTACCATTGATTAAGCCATATTCAGGACTTAGACTCCCACCCGACAGATACTGTTTAACAGCACCAAACTACAGACTTAAGCCTTTACCAAAAAAG GAAGGGCCCCACTCATCACATCAAGATATCTTCCCTTCCTGCCAAAAATGCCATCACTGGAGATGTCTTTCA GGGCCTGCTGCAGCTGGAAGGATAACTGTTCCCCGCCTGAGTGTTGGTGCTGTTAGCAGCAGACCCAGCACTCCTACTTTGG GTACCCCATCTGCACAGTCAGTTGCCGTTTCAACTAAAGTTGGGGCCCCTGTGTCTGTGCCAGGTCAAAGGTTCACTGTGCAGATACCACCCTCCCAGTCTGCTGCTGCCAAACCAG CTGTTCCTGCAGCTCCTGCTGTTCAGAATGTTCTGATCAACCCTTCTCTGATTGGGCCAAAGAACATCCTCATCACCACCAACGTGGTATCACAGAACACCCCTGTTGAGTCACCAAATGCattgaaaagaaaacatgaagacGACGACGACTATGACAATTTGTAA
- the TAF9B gene encoding transcription initiation factor TFIID subunit 9B isoform X1, with product MEPAKMASPKSGPKDALVMAQILKDMGITDYEPKVINQMLEFAFRYVTTILDDAKIYSSHAKKATVDADDVRLAIQCRSDQSFTSPPPRDFLLDIARQKNQTPLPLIKPYSGLRLPPDRYCLTAPNYRLKPLPKKEGPHSSHQDIFPSCQKCHHWRCLSGPAAAGRITVPRLSVGAVSSRPSTPTLGTPSAQSVAVSTKVGAPVSVPGQRFTVQIPPSQSAAAKPAVPAAPAVQNVLINPSLIGPKNILITTNVVSQNTPVESPNALKRKHEDDDDYDNL from the exons GTGATGGCACAAATCCTGAAGGATATGGGAATTACAGATTATGAGCCAAAAGTAATCAATCAGATGCTGGAGTTTGCCTTCC GATATGTAACAACAATTTTGGATGATGCAAAAATTTATTCAAGCCATGCTAAGAAAGCCACTGTTGATGCAGATGATGTGCGATTGGCAATCCAGTGTCGATCTGATCAGTCTTTtacttcccctcccccaagaGAT tttctattAGATATTGcaagacaaaaaaatcaaacccCTTTACCATTGATTAAGCCATATTCAGGACTTAGACTCCCACCCGACAGATACTGTTTAACAGCACCAAACTACAGACTTAAGCCTTTACCAAAAAAG GAAGGGCCCCACTCATCACATCAAGATATCTTCCCTTCCTGCCAAAAATGCCATCACTGGAGATGTCTTTCA GGGCCTGCTGCAGCTGGAAGGATAACTGTTCCCCGCCTGAGTGTTGGTGCTGTTAGCAGCAGACCCAGCACTCCTACTTTGG GTACCCCATCTGCACAGTCAGTTGCCGTTTCAACTAAAGTTGGGGCCCCTGTGTCTGTGCCAGGTCAAAGGTTCACTGTGCAGATACCACCCTCCCAGTCTGCTGCTGCCAAACCAG CTGTTCCTGCAGCTCCTGCTGTTCAGAATGTTCTGATCAACCCTTCTCTGATTGGGCCAAAGAACATCCTCATCACCACCAACGTGGTATCACAGAACACCCCTGTTGAGTCACCAAATGCattgaaaagaaaacatgaagacGACGACGACTATGACAATTTGTAA
- the TAF9B gene encoding transcription initiation factor TFIID subunit 9B isoform X4: protein MEPAKMASPKSGPKDALVMAQILKDMGITDYEPKVINQMLEFAFRYVTTILDDAKIYSSHAKKATVDADDVRLAIQCRSDQSFTSPPPRDFLLDIARQKNQTPLPLIKPYSGLRLPPDRYCLTAPNYRLKPLPKKGPAAAGRITVPRLSVGAVSSRPSTPTLGTPSAQSVAVSTKVGAPVSVPGQRFTVQIPPSQSAAAKPAVPAAPAVQNVLINPSLIGPKNILITTNVVSQNTPVESPNALKRKHEDDDDYDNL from the exons GTGATGGCACAAATCCTGAAGGATATGGGAATTACAGATTATGAGCCAAAAGTAATCAATCAGATGCTGGAGTTTGCCTTCC GATATGTAACAACAATTTTGGATGATGCAAAAATTTATTCAAGCCATGCTAAGAAAGCCACTGTTGATGCAGATGATGTGCGATTGGCAATCCAGTGTCGATCTGATCAGTCTTTtacttcccctcccccaagaGAT tttctattAGATATTGcaagacaaaaaaatcaaacccCTTTACCATTGATTAAGCCATATTCAGGACTTAGACTCCCACCCGACAGATACTGTTTAACAGCACCAAACTACAGACTTAAGCCTTTACCAAAAAAG GGGCCTGCTGCAGCTGGAAGGATAACTGTTCCCCGCCTGAGTGTTGGTGCTGTTAGCAGCAGACCCAGCACTCCTACTTTGG GTACCCCATCTGCACAGTCAGTTGCCGTTTCAACTAAAGTTGGGGCCCCTGTGTCTGTGCCAGGTCAAAGGTTCACTGTGCAGATACCACCCTCCCAGTCTGCTGCTGCCAAACCAG CTGTTCCTGCAGCTCCTGCTGTTCAGAATGTTCTGATCAACCCTTCTCTGATTGGGCCAAAGAACATCCTCATCACCACCAACGTGGTATCACAGAACACCCCTGTTGAGTCACCAAATGCattgaaaagaaaacatgaagacGACGACGACTATGACAATTTGTAA
- the TAF9B gene encoding transcription initiation factor TFIID subunit 9B isoform X2, with protein MRRKSRGLELYLQVMAQILKDMGITDYEPKVINQMLEFAFRYVTTILDDAKIYSSHAKKATVDADDVRLAIQCRSDQSFTSPPPRDFLLDIARQKNQTPLPLIKPYSGLRLPPDRYCLTAPNYRLKPLPKKEGPHSSHQDIFPSCQKCHHWRCLSGPAAAGRITVPRLSVGAVSSRPSTPTLGTPSAQSVAVSTKVGAPVSVPGQRFTVQIPPSQSAAAKPAVPAAPAVQNVLINPSLIGPKNILITTNVVSQNTPVESPNALKRKHEDDDDYDNL; from the exons ATGAGAAGGAAAAGCAGGGGGCTGGAGTTGTATCTGCAG GTGATGGCACAAATCCTGAAGGATATGGGAATTACAGATTATGAGCCAAAAGTAATCAATCAGATGCTGGAGTTTGCCTTCC GATATGTAACAACAATTTTGGATGATGCAAAAATTTATTCAAGCCATGCTAAGAAAGCCACTGTTGATGCAGATGATGTGCGATTGGCAATCCAGTGTCGATCTGATCAGTCTTTtacttcccctcccccaagaGAT tttctattAGATATTGcaagacaaaaaaatcaaacccCTTTACCATTGATTAAGCCATATTCAGGACTTAGACTCCCACCCGACAGATACTGTTTAACAGCACCAAACTACAGACTTAAGCCTTTACCAAAAAAG GAAGGGCCCCACTCATCACATCAAGATATCTTCCCTTCCTGCCAAAAATGCCATCACTGGAGATGTCTTTCA GGGCCTGCTGCAGCTGGAAGGATAACTGTTCCCCGCCTGAGTGTTGGTGCTGTTAGCAGCAGACCCAGCACTCCTACTTTGG GTACCCCATCTGCACAGTCAGTTGCCGTTTCAACTAAAGTTGGGGCCCCTGTGTCTGTGCCAGGTCAAAGGTTCACTGTGCAGATACCACCCTCCCAGTCTGCTGCTGCCAAACCAG CTGTTCCTGCAGCTCCTGCTGTTCAGAATGTTCTGATCAACCCTTCTCTGATTGGGCCAAAGAACATCCTCATCACCACCAACGTGGTATCACAGAACACCCCTGTTGAGTCACCAAATGCattgaaaagaaaacatgaagacGACGACGACTATGACAATTTGTAA